In Janthinobacterium sp. 67, a genomic segment contains:
- a CDS encoding site-2 protease family protein — protein MAPALQLLLCFILFMLIHISVMAACARAMGITVRSISYGVGPTLLTWGKVHVKLLPLAGNVVLKDTREETLYDDDRCLDAYNFQPLWKQVLLPLSGVGVLLALSLGILEASGWERFAAAFGQIIHGALAPLSTAQALLGDGERFVRTHGFALVFALFSLKLCAFNLLPFAGLNGGQALLAIARGGKPYVAWEETATKWLLLPGLAILLAWVVAFGWYGWKIMAT, from the coding sequence ATGGCTCCCGCCCTCCAGTTACTGCTCTGTTTCATCCTTTTCATGCTGATCCACATTTCCGTCATGGCCGCGTGCGCCCGCGCTATGGGCATCACCGTGCGCAGCATCAGCTATGGCGTGGGCCCGACTTTGCTGACCTGGGGGAAAGTGCACGTCAAGCTGCTGCCCCTGGCCGGCAATGTGGTGCTGAAAGATACGCGCGAGGAAACCTTGTATGACGATGATCGCTGCCTGGACGCCTATAACTTCCAGCCGCTGTGGAAGCAGGTGCTGCTGCCATTGAGCGGCGTGGGAGTGCTGCTGGCCTTGTCGCTGGGCATCCTGGAAGCCTCGGGCTGGGAGCGCTTTGCCGCTGCCTTCGGACAAATCATCCACGGTGCACTGGCACCGTTGTCGACGGCGCAGGCATTGCTGGGTGATGGAGAACGGTTTGTCCGCACGCACGGCTTTGCGCTCGTGTTCGCCCTGTTCTCGTTGAAACTGTGCGCGTTCAACCTGCTGCCGTTTGCCGGCCTGAACGGGGGCCAGGCACTGCTGGCCATCGCGCGCGGCGGCAAGCCGTACGTGGCGTGGGAAGAAACGGCGACAAAATGGCTATTGCTGCCGGGGCTGGCGATCTTGCTGGCGTGGGTGGTCGCGTTCGGCTGGTATGGCTGGAAAATCATGGCTACCTAG